The Acidobacteriota bacterium genome window below encodes:
- the nadC gene encoding carboxylating nicotinate-nucleotide diphosphorylase, which produces MIPRIILDGIIERALSEDIGRGDITTSAIVREEREGSGVFLAKESFVLAGLFVARRVFEILDPKASFLANRGEGDEVEEGEVIAEVTGSVSSLLAGERVALNFLQRMSGIATLTRKVVELTNDYPVLILDTRKTTPGLRILEKYAVRVGGGRNHRFGLDDGVLIKDNHIKIAGGIREAISRIKQCLPHTLKIEVEVSTIAELREAIEAGADIVMLDNMSKEEIVEAVKIAEGRVKLEVSGGVNLDNVREYVSLGIDYISLGMLTHSFKSVDISFLIR; this is translated from the coding sequence ATGATACCCCGGATCATTCTTGATGGGATTATCGAAAGGGCTCTTTCTGAGGATATTGGAAGGGGGGATATCACCACCTCTGCCATCGTAAGAGAGGAGAGGGAAGGGAGTGGCGTTTTCCTCGCTAAGGAGAGCTTTGTCCTTGCCGGGCTTTTTGTGGCGAGGAGGGTGTTTGAGATACTCGATCCGAAAGCGAGCTTTTTGGCTAACCGAGGGGAGGGAGATGAGGTTGAAGAAGGCGAGGTGATTGCGGAAGTAACGGGTTCTGTCTCTTCGCTTCTTGCTGGAGAGAGGGTTGCTTTGAACTTCTTGCAGAGGATGTCCGGGATAGCCACCTTAACGAGGAAGGTGGTGGAACTTACCAACGATTATCCTGTTCTCATTCTCGATACGAGGAAGACCACTCCCGGATTAAGGATTCTTGAGAAGTATGCCGTTCGAGTAGGAGGTGGGAGAAACCACCGTTTTGGGCTCGATGATGGAGTGTTAATAAAGGATAATCATATAAAGATCGCTGGTGGAATAAGGGAGGCGATTTCCCGGATTAAACAGTGCCTTCCCCATACTTTGAAGATAGAGGTAGAAGTTAGCACCATTGCCGAACTAAGGGAGGCTATTGAAGCGGGTGCTGATATAGTTATGCTGGATAATATGAGCAAAGAGGAGATAGTAGAAGCGGTTAAGATAGCAGAAGGACGGGTAAAACTTGAGGTATCGGGTGGAGTGAACCTCGATAATGTAAGGGAATATGTCTCCCTTGGCATCGATTATATCTCCTTAGGGATGTTGACCCATTCCTTTAAAAGCGTCGATATAAGTTTCCTAATCAGATGA